The genomic interval CGAGGATCTGGGCCGGGGCCAATGGCAGGTCGTGGTCACTGAAATCCCCTATCAGGTGCAGAAATCCAAGCTGATCGAGCGTCTGGCCGAGCTGATCCAGACCAAGAAGATCCCGATCCTTGCCGATGTGCGCGACGAATCGGCCGAGGATATCCGCATCGTTCTGGACCCCAAGACCCGCAGCGTCGACCCCGAACAGATGATGGCCGCGCTGTTCCGCGTCAGCGATCTGGAACTGCGTTTCAACATGAACATGAACGTGCTGATCGATGGCCGCGTGCCCAAGGTCTGCAGCCTTAAAGAGGTCCTGCGCGCCTTTCTGGACCACCGCCGCGAGGTGCTGCTGCGCCGCACGAATTACCGGCTGGACAAGATCGCCGCCCGGCTTGAGGTGCTTGAAGGCTATCTGATCGCCTATCTGAACCTGGACCGGGTGATCGAGATCATCCGCTATGAGGATGATCCGAAGGCGGTGATGATCGCCGAATTCAAGCTGTCCGATGTCCAGGTCGAAGCGATCCTGAACATGCGCCTGCGCGCCCTGCGCAAGCTGGAAGAGATCGAGCTGCGCACGGAACGCGACAATCTTCTGGCCGAGCGCGAAGAGCTGCAGGCGATGCTGGCCGATGAGGCGCAGCAATGGTCGCGCATATCGGATCAGTTGAAAGAGGTGCGCAACCTCTTCGGAAAATCCTCGGAAGAGGGTAAACGCCGCACCGATATCGCCGAGGCCCCGGATGTCGCGCCCATCGACATGGACGCCATGATCGAACGAGAGCCGCTGACCGTGATCTTGTCCAAAATGGGCTGGATCCGGGCGATGAAGGGCCATCAGGCGCTGGATGCGGAACTGAAATTCAAGGATGGCGACGGTCCGGGGCTGGCGCTGCATGCGGAAACCACCGACAAGCTGATGGTTTTCGCCTCGAATGGCCGGTTCTACACCCTTCCCGCCAATAACCTGCCCGGTGGTCGCGGCATGGGAGAGCCGCTGCGCCTGATGATCGATCTGCCCAATGAGGCCGAGGTGATCGCCGTGTTCCCCTGGCGCGAGGGCGAGAAATATCTGGTCGCATCGAAGGCTGGCGACGGGTTCATCGTCGCCGCGGGCGATATTCTGGCGCAGACCAAATCGGGCAAGCAGGTGCTTAATGGCGAGGCGCTGCTGTGCCGCCCGGTGACGGGCGATCACATCGTGCTGGTCGGATCGAACCGCTATATGCTGGTCTTCCCGGCCAGCGACTTGCCGGAAATGTCGCGTGGGAAGGGCGTCCGCCTGCAGAAATTCGGCAGCGGCGGCGGGTTGGTTGCGGCTGATACACTGACCGATGCCACCTTCGTGACCCTGTCCGAGGGGCTCAGCTGGCCCATGGGCGGCGGCAAGACCCGCACAGAACGCGATCTTGGCGAATGGCTGGGCAAGCGCGCAAGCGCCGGTCGCGCGGTGCCGCACGGCTTCCCAAGTAACAACAAGTTCGGCTGACCAGTGCGCCGCGCGGCTTAGCGGCGGCGCACCCATTTCCAGCCGGTCAGCATCGGCCTTACCAGATCCTCGTGCTTCCACAGCCGGTAAAAGGCGATGGTGGCGATATGCAGGATGACCAGGATCAGCAGGATATTCGCGCCCAGATGGTGCCAGCCGACCGCCTTGCGCGACGTGGCGCTGCTGACCTGATCGGCCAGCGGTCCGACATTGATGTAATCGTCGGGATCCGCGATCAGCCCGGTTCCCGTCTGCCAGATCAGCGCCGCCAGCATGGCAAAGACGGCCAGACCGCCCAGCGGGTTATGACCGGGCCAGAGGCTGGGCGTGCGCCGGAACATGGTCTTCACATAGGCCAGCAGCGCCCTGGGCCGTGGCAGAAAGCTGGAAAATCGCGCAGGTTCCGGCCCGATGAAGCCCCAGACCAGCCGGAATGCCAGCAGGGTGATGATGCCATAGCCGAACCAGAAATGCAGCGTCATGACATTCGGGCCGAACTTGCCCAACAGCCAATTCGCGATCACCAGCGTTGCCAGCGCCCAGTGGTAGAAGCGCAGGGCAGGGTCCCAGACCCTGACCCGTCTGGCGGTTTCCTGGGCCATGTCAGCGCGGTTTGCGGTAATCGTCGTGGCAGGCCTTGCAGGTTCCGCCCAGCTGCTGCAGCACCGGCCCGATGCTGGCCTGCCCGCCGGTGACGGCGGCCTGCGACCCGGCAGCCGCGTTTTTCAGATCCGCCAGCTTTGCGCTGAAACCTTCGGGGTTTTCGAAAGCCGCCGGCAGGGTCGCGGACTCACTGGTATCCTCGGATGACGTGCCGGGCACCGCGAAGAGGGGCGCCACATTGTAATTCGTCAGCGCCTCCAGATTGGCGGCGGCGGCGGCAGCGGCGGCCTCGTCATAGTCGATCTCGCCCTTGGCCATTCCCGACAGCTTGCCCATCTCGATCGAGATCAGGCTCATATAGCCCTGACGCCCCTCGATCGCGTCTTCGGCATCCTGAGCGAAAATCGCGGTGGGCGCGGCAAGCGCGGTGGCGATGACGGCGTATTTCAAGAATTGCATTGCTGGCTCCTGTCGGGCGTGGCTATGGCGGTTGCGTTCCGGGTGCTGCCAAGGTCGCGGCAGTCTGAAAACATTGCCAGAGAGCGCAAGCCGGATCAATCGTATGCATCAAATGGCTGGGTCTTGCGACCGCGTGCCCCGCCCAGGGAAAATCATGGCCGGGCGGGGCAATAGTGTCAGGAATACAGCGGCGTAACGCCCGCCTCTTCATGGATCTTGTTGACGGTATTTTGATCGACGCCAAGGGCCTTGGCCAGATCGTTCAGATATTCCGCCTCGGCCAGGCTATCCAGATCGATGGCCAGCAGCGACATCAGATAGACCTGCGCCTCAAGCCCCTGCGGCACCTCACGCGCCAGCGCCTTGGCATCGACCGGCGTGGCCATCTGTTCGCGGATGAAATTCCGCTCGTCCTCGTCCAGATCGTCGCCCAGATGGGACAGCAGGCGCTGCTTTTCGGCCTCGTCGATCTTGCCGTCGGATTTCGCGGCCTGGATCATCGCTTTCAGCATCAGCCCGGCCACGGCATTCTGTTCCGGCGTCGGCAGAACCTCCGGCTCGCCATCGTTGGAGACGGCGTCATTGAACAGCTCGCCAAAGCTGGCGTCGTTGCGTTCCTGCGAGTCCTTGCGGGCCAGTCCGCCTGCGGCCGCGCCGCCCGCCGCACCACCGGCCGCGCCGCCCAGAAGGCCGCCCAGCAGATCGCCCAGACCGCCTCCACCTTGACCGCGAGAGCCGGACAGGCTGTCCAGCAGGCCGCCCAGACCGCCCGAGGCGCCCGCCGAATTCGGCCCGCCATAACGGCGGCCGGTACCCGCGCCCGAGGAATTGCCGCCCAGAACCTGCCGCAGCATGTCCGAGACGCTGCCGCCCGAACTGCCGCTGGTGTTATTGCCCAGCAGGTCGTTCAGCAGACCGCCGCTGCCGCCCGAACGCGAACCTGCAGACTGGGTGCTGCGTCCCGAACCCTGCTGGGTTTTCTTCATCAGCGCCCCGACGCCCTTGGCAACCATCACGCCTGCGGCAACACGGGCCAGGCTCTTCATCAAACTCATATCTCTACCTCCGTCAGGATGCCGGAATAGGGGTCATCCCATTGCATTCGTTGTTGAACGACTCGCTTCGCCCTCGGGTTCCCTGCCGATTCCGCGACAAGTTCCGCGCTGACACATATAAAGGCAAAGGGAATTGGCGTTTGCCACCCTTGATTTTTCCCGAATCCGCTTATAAATCGCGGCGCACATTCATCGGGGCCATCACGCCGCCCCGCGATCAGGAGGCCCAGATGGCAAAGGCAAAGTTTGAACGTACGAAACCGCACGTTAACATCGGCACGATTGGTCACGTTGACCACGGCAAGACGACGCTGACGGCTGCGATCACGAAATATTTCGGTGATTTCAAGGCTTATGACCAGATTGACGGCGCCCCGGAAGAGAAGGCGCGCGGGATCACGATCTCGACGGCGCATGTGGAATACGAGACGGATGACCGTCACTACGCCCACGTGGACTGCCCCGGCCACGCCGACTATGTGAAGAACATGATCACGGGTGCTGCGCAGATGGACGGCGCGATCCTGGTGGTGAACGCGGCCGACGGCCCGATGCCGCAAACGCGCGAGCACATCCTGCTGGGCCGTCAGGTCGGCATTCCCTACATGGTCGTCTACCTGAACAAGGTCGACCAGGTGGATGACGAAGAGCTTCTGGAACTGGTCGAGATGGAAGTGCGCGAGCTGCTGTCCAGCTATGACTATCCCGGCGACGACATTCCGATCGTGAAGGGCTCGGCTCTGGCCGCTCTGGAAGGCCGCGACGAGGAAATCGGCGAAAAGTCGATCCGCGCGCTGCTGGAAGCCGTTGACAGCTATGTCCCGACGCCCGAGCGCGCCGTGGACAAGCCGTTCCTGATGCCGATCGAAGACGTGTTCTCGATCTCGGGCCGCGGTACGGTTGTGACCGGCCGTGTCGAGCGTGGCGCGGTGAACGTCGGCGACGAACTGGAAATCGTGGGCATCCGCCCGACCAAGAAAACCACCTGCACCGGCGTGGAAATGTTCCGCAAGCTGCTGGATCGCGGTGAGGCTGGCGACAATATCGGCGCGCTGCTGCGCGGCGTTGAGCGTGACGGCGTGGAGCGCGGTCAGGTTCTGGCGAAGCCGGGTTCGGTGACCCCGCACACGAAGTTCGAGGCCGAAGCCTATATCCTGACCAAGGAAGAGGGTGGCCGCCACACGCCGTTCTTCGCGAATTACCGTCCGCAGTTCTACTTCCGCACGACGGATGTGACCGGGACGGTGAAGCTGCCGGAAGGCACCGAGATGGTGATGCCGGGCGACAACCTGAAGTTCGAGGTCGAGCTGATCGCCCCGATCGCGATGGAAGACGGCCTGCGCTTCGCGATCCGCGAAGGCGGCCGCACGGTCGGCGCCGGCGTCGTCGCCAAGATCCTCGAGTGATCATCGGCGTAGGGTGCGTGCAAGCACGCACCTTACCCAACATCAAGGCCCGTCCCGAAAGGGGCGGGCTTTCGCGTTGAAAGGGGGGGCTGCCCGCGGGAAGGTCGAAGAGATCGGCGCAAATATGCTGATGAACGCACTTGTTCAGGTGGAATACGGTGTCTGCGTCGTTGTCTTCTCTGAATGAAAGGGAGGGCAACTGTGAGCAAGAAGACCAGCAAGAAGGAAAAGGCCGATCCCGTCAGCGGGGATGAGGCAGGTGCCGCTGCGGATTCCGCGCGGGTCGCGGCCGCCTCCGATCCGAAACCGGCGAAGGAAAAGGCACCCGGATCATCGAAAGCGGTTGAGACGATGTTCCGCAGCGCCATTCGCGCAGAGCTGGAGATCATCGCTTTGGCGGCGACAAAGGCGAATATCATGATCTCGCTGAACGGGCTGATCATCTCGGCGCTGATGATCTCGGGGGCGTTCATCTTTGCCTCGACCGCGGCCTTTCTGCTGCCTGCGGGCGTTTTCCTGATCACCGCGGCCGCGTCGATCTTCTTCGCGCTTCTGGCCGCCTCGCCGGAACGGGCCGGGCTGTTCACCGGTCTGCGCGACTGGGCAGCGGCAATGTGGCACGGCAAGGCCCGGCTGCGCGATCTGCGCGGCTATCTGCGCCGCAAAGAGGTCTCGCCCGACGATCCGGACCTGAACGTGCTGATCTATGAACATCGCGTCGCCCTGACGCGGGACCAGCACTGGCAGCGGATGCAGGAATTGCTGCGCGACCGTGAAGAGATCTATCACCGGATGACAGATCAGCTTTACTGGCTGGGGGTGATGGCGGATCGCAAGTTCCGGATGCTGGATCTGTCCTATACCATTTTCCGGTGGGGGCTTCTGGCCTCGGTCCTGGTCTTCATCAGCGTGAAATCCGTGGTCGGCCTGTTCCCCAGCCTTAGCGGCGCGCAGGTCACGCGGCTGCATAATCTGGGCATTTCGGAATTCACCGACATCTATGAACCCTCGGCCGTGCAGCAACTGGCGGATGGGCGGGTGCTCGTGGTCGAGGATGAAGCCTCGCGCGCGATGAGCGTGATGAGCATCGCCGAAGATGGCAGCCTGATCGAAAATGCCCGCGACGATGTGCGCATCACCCGCGCTTTCGGGCGCAAGCTGAACGATCTGGAAGGGCTGTCCATCGATGACAGCGGCAATGTCTATACCATCACCTCGCATTCGCTGAACAAATCCGGGGACCGCAGGCCTGACCGGGAACAGTTGCTGCGTTTCCAGATCAGCGGCAATTCGGTCGGCAATATCCGCAGCTATCTTGGCTTGCGCGATGCGATCGCGACCGATGAGGCGTTGAAGGCCGATATCCTTGCCCAAAGCGGGGAAGAGCCGGATTTCGAGACGCTGAATATCGAGGGCCTGTCCTATTATAAAGAGGCCGGGCACCTGCTGTTGGGCCTGCGCGAGCCGATGGCTGCGGGCCGTTCTGTCGTGCTGATCATGGTCAACCCGGACGAGGTGTTTGAACATGACGGCGCGCCGCGCTTTGCCAAGCCGATCCTGCTGGATCTGCGCGGCGGCGGCATTCGTGCGCTAAGCTATGACCCGATCCTGCGCAGCTTCCTGATCGTGAATGAGATCGAGGGCTATGAGGGCAATCGTTATTCCCAGCTTTGGTCATGGTCCGGCGATGCCGAGGATGCGCCCGAACCCGTCGCGCTGCCCGATATCATCAACCTGAACAATGTCGAATCCATCGATTCGATCACCATTCAGGGTGAGCCGCGCCTGCTGCTGATGAGCGATGAGGGCAATGAAAAGAAGAACCGCCCGGCGCGTTACATGATGTTGGAATATGACCAGATCGAGGGCTGAGGGGCGCTGACCCGGTGGCCGCGACGGCATGGCGCGTCGGCGCGGCCCTGTGATAAAGGAGGACGCGACACCACGGACACAGGAGGTCGCGTCATGGCAAAATATATCCATTCCATGATCCGCGTGCTGGACGAAGCCCGCTCGATCGCTTTCTACGAACAGGCCTTTGGCCTCAGCGTCGCGGACCGGCTGGATTTCGACGATTTCACCCTGATCTATCTGTCAAATCAGGACAGCGAGACAGAGCTGGAGCTGACGGTGAACAAGGGCCGCAGCACCCCCTATGATCTGGGGGATGGCTATGGTCACATCGCCTTTTCCGTGGAGGATGTCGATGCGACCCATGCCCGGCTGGAGGCTGCGGGCCTTGCCCCGCGCAAGCTGGTTGACTTTGCCCCGGGAGGCGAGGTGATCGCGCGGTTTTTCTTTATCGCTGATCCGGATGGCTATCAAATCGAGGTTTTGCAGCGCGGCGGACGGTTCAAATAGGCTGCTGACGGGAATGGTCAGCAGGGTGATCGGATAATGCCCCCTCGAAAGGAGCATTACCATGATCGACCATATCGGATTTGCCGTGTCTGACCTTGCCGCCTCGCGCGCGTTCTATTCGCCTGCGTTGCAGCCACTGGGCATCACCCTGCTGATGGAGGTCACCGAAGAGATGACCGGCGGCCATGGCGCGCATCTGGGCTTTGGCCGCGACAACAAGCCCTTCTTCTGGATCGGAACCGGAAAGCAGGTGGCCACCAGCGTCCATGTCGCCTTCGCCGCCCGGGACCGGGCTGCGGTCGATGCCTTTCATGCTGCGGCCCTGAAGGCCGGGGGCAGGGATAACGGCGCGCCCGGTCTGCGCCCCGAATATCACCCCGGCTATTACGGTGCCTTCGTGCTGGACCCCGATGGCAATAATATCGAAGCCGTCTTTCATGGCGGGTGATGGCCATGAAAACCTATCACGCAAGCTGTTTCTGCGGCGCGGTCCGGTTCGAGGCCGATGGCGATCTGGCCGATGGCACGATGCGCTGCAACTGCCGCTTTTGCCGGAAAATGCGCTATTGGGAGATGCGTCTGCCCGATCCGGCCGGGTTTCGCCTGCTGGCCGGGCGTGACGCGCTTGTCGAAACGCCCAGAGCGCAGGATGACGGGCTGCAGATGCATCACTGGTTCTGCGGCCGCTGCGGAACCCGGCTCTGGACCGATGGCGATATTCCGGAAATGGGCGGCCGTTTCCTGCAGGTCTGCGTCGCGGCCCTTGACGATGCGGGACAGGATGAACTGATCGTCGCCCCGATCCACTGGGCCGACGGCGCCCGTGATGACTGGTGGCAGCCGGCCCCCGAAACACGGCATCTGTGACGGCTGGAATATCGGCGGCGGTGGGTTCCGGTCGGCCCCGCCGCCGCTTTTTTGGCTGCTGTCGCGCATCCCGCAGGGCGCCGGTTCAAGCCGGGAAAATCCCCAAACGCGAGAGAGCTTTGCTAACTGTTCGCCTATTGGTCTACATTCATGCTATCTTTCGGGAAAGCGGCGCCGAAGAAGCGTCATTGTAGCAACGATAACCATCAAGGGATTTTTATATGGCCGACACATCCGACAAAGCCGCGAAGTCAAGCGGCAAGATGAGCCTGACGACAAAGATCATGATCGGGATGGTGACGGGGCTGATCTTTGGCGTCTTCGCCAATCAGGTCAATCTTGGTTTCATCAACGACTACCTGATCAATGGCCTTTTCCACATGATCGGTACGGCCTTCGTGAACGGGCTGAAAATGCTGGTCGTTCCGCTGGTCGTCTTTTCGCTGCTGACCGGCGTGTTCGGGATCAGTGACGTCAAATTGCTGGGCCGCGTCGGCGGCAAGGCATTTGGCCTGTATCTGATGACCACGGCCATTGCGATTGCCGTCGCCATCACGCTGGCGCTGGTGGTGGGGCCGGGTGTCGGCTTCAACATGGAGGGCGTGGATGTCTCGAACGTGAAGGCGGCCGAGGCGCCCAGCGTCTGGATGGTCTTTGCCAATATCGTGCCGACAAATCCCGTCGCGGCGCTGGCCAATGGGGAAATGCTGCAGATCATCTTCTATGTGATCGTGGTGGGCATTGCCGGGCTGATGCTGGGCGAGGCCTCGGCCCCCTTCGTGGCCGCCTGCGAATATATGAACGATCTGATGATGAAAGTGGTCGAGATCGTCATGGCCTTTGCGCCGATTGGCGTTTTCTGCCTGATCGCACGCGTCTTTGCGCAGCAGGGGATCGAGCTGTTCCTGCCGGTCGCCAGCTATGTCGCCGTCCTGACGGGCGCGCTGCTGCTGCACCTGTTCGTGACGCTGATGCTGCTGTTGAAGGTCATGTCGGGGCTGAGCCCGGTCACCTTCATCCGCAAGATCCGCCCGGCGCAGATCTTTGCCTTTTCCACCGCAAGCTCGAACGCGACGATTCCTGTCACCTATCGCTGCGTGACCGAGCGTATGGGCGTCGATAATTCTGTCGCCTCCTTCTCGGTTCCCTTTGGTGCCACGATCAATATGGACGGCACCGCGATCATGCAGGGCGTGGCGACGGTGTTCCTGGCCAATGTCTATGGCATCGATCTGGGGCTGTCGGGCTATATCACGGTGATCGCAATGGCGGTGCTGGCCTCGATCGGGACGGCGGGCGTGCCGGGTGTCGGCCTTGTCATGCTGACCATGGTGCTGACGCAGGTCGGGCTGCCGGTCGAAGGGATCGCGCTGATCCTGGGTGTGGACCGCCTGATGGACATGATCCGCACGGCGGTGAACATCACCGGCGATGCGGTGGTGACGACCATCGTGGCCAAGTCCGAGGGCAAGGTCGATCTGGATGTCTATGACGACCCCACCGCCGGAGAGGTCGATGGCAGCTTCGAGATCGACCCGGAGGCCGAGAAACATCTGGCCGCGATTGCACGGCATACGGACTGATCGGTAGATCATCCGGCATCGTAAAAAAGGCCCCGGTCGCTGCCGGGGCCTTTTCGATTGCGGGCAAGGTGCTCAGACGCCGTCCATGGCTGCCTTGTTGACCTCGCCTTCCGCGATTTCCGTCATGTGGCGATCGCCGTCCCAGGTCTGGTCCAGACATTCCTGCAGCCGGGCGCCATCACCCTCATGGCCCAGGCGGTTCGCGAAGGTGCGCGCGCAGCCATAGCCCGCGATGGCGTAATGGGCCATGCGCTGGTATTGGGTGATGATCGCGGCATCCTGCGCGTCCTCATCGGCAAAATCGGCCTCAAGTGCGTGCTTGCGCGCCTCGACGACAAGACCTTCCATGCCGCGGCAATGCTCTCCGGTCGGGTCCACGCCATGCTCGTTGCACAGCGAGGCCAGCACATCCATCCCTTCCGAGATGCCCTGGCTGCCGGCGATCAGCGCCTCGGACAGTTCTTTCGACTTCGCGGCGCGGCCCATCTCGGTCACGATGGCCATGGATTGCTTGCACGCCGAATAAAGATCGCGAAGCTGGTCCAGATAGAGGTCGTTGAGGTTCTTGATGGTCATTCTCATCTCCGCTTTTTGGGTGACTGCCTCTGGGGCAGTTTGCGCTGCGTCAACGTGGCGTGGCAGAGGCCGTTCCGCGAACCAGCAAAGATCAAGTCGGGGCCGGGAAAAGAGGGTCGGCTTGACTTGCCACCGATCATAGGTCAGCAGATATCCTTGATATTTTTCTGTCAGATTGAAGCGCCTGCATGTTTTCCTGGTTCGAGCGCCGGATTGATCCCTATCCATCGGATGCGCCCGGCACGCCGCCGCGCAATCTGATCGGATTCCTGCTGCATTTCAGCCGGGGCGCCATGCCCTGGCTGCTGCTGATGGCGCTTGGTTCGGGGCTGATCGCGGTGATCGAGGTGGCGCTGTTCGGCTGGCTGGGCGAGTTGATCGACCAGCTGGCCGATACGCCACGCCAGAGCTTCTGGCAGATGCATGGCACGCGGCTGACCTTCATGATGCTGGTGCTGGTGGTTCTGTTGCCATTGCTGAACCTGCTGTCTTCGATGGTGCTGCATCAAAGCCTGATGGGGAACCTTCCGCAGCGGATCCGCTGGCAGGCGCATCGTTACCTGTTGCGCCAATCGGTCGGCTATTTTCAGGACGAATTTGCGGGGCGCATCGCCCAGCGACTGATGCAGACGGCCCTTGCCGTGCGCGAGGTCGCGATGAAGGTTCTGGATGTCGGGACCTATGTGCTGATCTATTTCATCGGCGCGCTGGCGCTGGCGGCCAGTCAGGACTGGCGGCTTGCGCTGCCCTTTGC from Paracoccus fistulariae carries:
- the parC gene encoding DNA topoisomerase IV subunit A; the encoded protein is MSDDTPIEPEENTVPEPLSRAIGDRYLTYALSTIMNRALPDARDGLKPVHRRILFAMRELRLSPNGAFRKSAKITGDVMGNYHPHGDAAIYDAMARLAQDFAMRYPLVDGQGNFGNIDGDNPAAARYTEARLAGTSESLMDGLAEDAVDFRPNYDGTLTEPVVLPSAFPNLLANGASGIAVGMATNVPPHNLHEVIDACLHLIKTPDARDDTLAGIIQGPDFPTGGVIVESRETIAENYRTGRGAFRVRARWSVEDLGRGQWQVVVTEIPYQVQKSKLIERLAELIQTKKIPILADVRDESAEDIRIVLDPKTRSVDPEQMMAALFRVSDLELRFNMNMNVLIDGRVPKVCSLKEVLRAFLDHRREVLLRRTNYRLDKIAARLEVLEGYLIAYLNLDRVIEIIRYEDDPKAVMIAEFKLSDVQVEAILNMRLRALRKLEEIELRTERDNLLAEREELQAMLADEAQQWSRISDQLKEVRNLFGKSSEEGKRRTDIAEAPDVAPIDMDAMIEREPLTVILSKMGWIRAMKGHQALDAELKFKDGDGPGLALHAETTDKLMVFASNGRFYTLPANNLPGGRGMGEPLRLMIDLPNEAEVIAVFPWREGEKYLVASKAGDGFIVAAGDILAQTKSGKQVLNGEALLCRPVTGDHIVLVGSNRYMLVFPASDLPEMSRGKGVRLQKFGSGGGLVAADTLTDATFVTLSEGLSWPMGGGKTRTERDLGEWLGKRASAGRAVPHGFPSNNKFG
- a CDS encoding cytochrome b/b6 domain-containing protein, translating into MAQETARRVRVWDPALRFYHWALATLVIANWLLGKFGPNVMTLHFWFGYGIITLLAFRLVWGFIGPEPARFSSFLPRPRALLAYVKTMFRRTPSLWPGHNPLGGLAVFAMLAALIWQTGTGLIADPDDYINVGPLADQVSSATSRKAVGWHHLGANILLILVILHIATIAFYRLWKHEDLVRPMLTGWKWVRRR
- a CDS encoding c-type cytochrome — its product is MQFLKYAVIATALAAPTAIFAQDAEDAIEGRQGYMSLISIEMGKLSGMAKGEIDYDEAAAAAAAANLEALTNYNVAPLFAVPGTSSEDTSESATLPAAFENPEGFSAKLADLKNAAAGSQAAVTGGQASIGPVLQQLGGTCKACHDDYRKPR
- a CDS encoding tellurite resistance TerB family protein, with amino-acid sequence MSLMKSLARVAAGVMVAKGVGALMKKTQQGSGRSTQSAGSRSGGSGGLLNDLLGNNTSGSSGGSVSDMLRQVLGGNSSGAGTGRRYGGPNSAGASGGLGGLLDSLSGSRGQGGGGLGDLLGGLLGGAAGGAAGGAAAGGLARKDSQERNDASFGELFNDAVSNDGEPEVLPTPEQNAVAGLMLKAMIQAAKSDGKIDEAEKQRLLSHLGDDLDEDERNFIREQMATPVDAKALAREVPQGLEAQVYLMSLLAIDLDSLAEAEYLNDLAKALGVDQNTVNKIHEEAGVTPLYS
- the tuf gene encoding elongation factor Tu, whose protein sequence is MAKAKFERTKPHVNIGTIGHVDHGKTTLTAAITKYFGDFKAYDQIDGAPEEKARGITISTAHVEYETDDRHYAHVDCPGHADYVKNMITGAAQMDGAILVVNAADGPMPQTREHILLGRQVGIPYMVVYLNKVDQVDDEELLELVEMEVRELLSSYDYPGDDIPIVKGSALAALEGRDEEIGEKSIRALLEAVDSYVPTPERAVDKPFLMPIEDVFSISGRGTVVTGRVERGAVNVGDELEIVGIRPTKKTTCTGVEMFRKLLDRGEAGDNIGALLRGVERDGVERGQVLAKPGSVTPHTKFEAEAYILTKEEGGRHTPFFANYRPQFYFRTTDVTGTVKLPEGTEMVMPGDNLKFEVELIAPIAMEDGLRFAIREGGRTVGAGVVAKILE
- a CDS encoding Pycsar system effector family protein; protein product: MSKKTSKKEKADPVSGDEAGAAADSARVAAASDPKPAKEKAPGSSKAVETMFRSAIRAELEIIALAATKANIMISLNGLIISALMISGAFIFASTAAFLLPAGVFLITAAASIFFALLAASPERAGLFTGLRDWAAAMWHGKARLRDLRGYLRRKEVSPDDPDLNVLIYEHRVALTRDQHWQRMQELLRDREEIYHRMTDQLYWLGVMADRKFRMLDLSYTIFRWGLLASVLVFISVKSVVGLFPSLSGAQVTRLHNLGISEFTDIYEPSAVQQLADGRVLVVEDEASRAMSVMSIAEDGSLIENARDDVRITRAFGRKLNDLEGLSIDDSGNVYTITSHSLNKSGDRRPDREQLLRFQISGNSVGNIRSYLGLRDAIATDEALKADILAQSGEEPDFETLNIEGLSYYKEAGHLLLGLREPMAAGRSVVLIMVNPDEVFEHDGAPRFAKPILLDLRGGGIRALSYDPILRSFLIVNEIEGYEGNRYSQLWSWSGDAEDAPEPVALPDIINLNNVESIDSITIQGEPRLLLMSDEGNEKKNRPARYMMLEYDQIEG
- a CDS encoding VOC family protein; amino-acid sequence: MAKYIHSMIRVLDEARSIAFYEQAFGLSVADRLDFDDFTLIYLSNQDSETELELTVNKGRSTPYDLGDGYGHIAFSVEDVDATHARLEAAGLAPRKLVDFAPGGEVIARFFFIADPDGYQIEVLQRGGRFK
- a CDS encoding VOC family protein; its protein translation is MIDHIGFAVSDLAASRAFYSPALQPLGITLLMEVTEEMTGGHGAHLGFGRDNKPFFWIGTGKQVATSVHVAFAARDRAAVDAFHAAALKAGGRDNGAPGLRPEYHPGYYGAFVLDPDGNNIEAVFHGG
- a CDS encoding GFA family protein; this encodes MKTYHASCFCGAVRFEADGDLADGTMRCNCRFCRKMRYWEMRLPDPAGFRLLAGRDALVETPRAQDDGLQMHHWFCGRCGTRLWTDGDIPEMGGRFLQVCVAALDDAGQDELIVAPIHWADGARDDWWQPAPETRHL
- a CDS encoding dicarboxylate/amino acid:cation symporter — protein: MADTSDKAAKSSGKMSLTTKIMIGMVTGLIFGVFANQVNLGFINDYLINGLFHMIGTAFVNGLKMLVVPLVVFSLLTGVFGISDVKLLGRVGGKAFGLYLMTTAIAIAVAITLALVVGPGVGFNMEGVDVSNVKAAEAPSVWMVFANIVPTNPVAALANGEMLQIIFYVIVVGIAGLMLGEASAPFVAACEYMNDLMMKVVEIVMAFAPIGVFCLIARVFAQQGIELFLPVASYVAVLTGALLLHLFVTLMLLLKVMSGLSPVTFIRKIRPAQIFAFSTASSNATIPVTYRCVTERMGVDNSVASFSVPFGATINMDGTAIMQGVATVFLANVYGIDLGLSGYITVIAMAVLASIGTAGVPGVGLVMLTMVLTQVGLPVEGIALILGVDRLMDMIRTAVNITGDAVVTTIVAKSEGKVDLDVYDDPTAGEVDGSFEIDPEAEKHLAAIARHTD
- a CDS encoding DUF892 family protein, translated to MTIKNLNDLYLDQLRDLYSACKQSMAIVTEMGRAAKSKELSEALIAGSQGISEGMDVLASLCNEHGVDPTGEHCRGMEGLVVEARKHALEADFADEDAQDAAIITQYQRMAHYAIAGYGCARTFANRLGHEGDGARLQECLDQTWDGDRHMTEIAEGEVNKAAMDGV